The Bos taurus isolate L1 Dominette 01449 registration number 42190680 breed Hereford chromosome 18, ARS-UCD2.0, whole genome shotgun sequence nucleotide sequence ttctttaccactgagccaccagggaagcccccagtgtgcaattttttcagtttttatgtttataaaaataaaatccttcataataaaacataataaaaacacTGAGGGAAAAAGCACAATCAGGGACCTAGGGATGTCCAGCCTGGAGTAGGCTCTCCCCAGGGACTGGGCAGATTCTAGCAGTTCCAGCGCCCCAGGGGAATTCTGCCATTCTCTCCCAGGGCAGGATGCTCCCACCAGCCCCTAGCACCTGGGTGCCCAGCAAAAGTCTGCTGGATAAATGTGTCATGTCATCTCTTCCCATGTGAGCCCTGTGACCCCTGGCAGTCAGAAAACAGAGTCAGTCCCCCTAGTCATAGCCCAACAAGTGCAAACAGAAGCTCAGCGTCATACCTCAGGTACGACGTAGTACCTCAGGTGTGCCTGGTCATCAGAGGGGTTTCACAGATAAAGGCGTTGTAGGAGTGTGCTTGTGAGAACTTGCCCTTGGAATCAGGAAGCAGCTCCTCCATCGGCATTTTAGCCATAGTGGGGCAATGCgcggtgtgtgtggggtgtggtcTGACTGGGAGCTGTGGGCTTTGTCCTTGGTCACTGATGAGGCAAGTAAAGGCTCTAGGTGAGGGCAGTACATAGAGCCTTTTGGATTGTACAATGGTCTCCCGTGGACCAGAGGGCAAAAGCCAGGCATGGGAGTGGTGGGGGAGCCTCCATGGTATGGAGAGGGGTCTTTCCACCTTCAGCCTGCAATGGCTTGCCAGGGCTGGGGTTCTAGAGGGGTAGATGACTAAGGTGGTGAGTGAATGGTGTCCCTCAGGCCAGACTCTGCAGCCATGGGAAGGAATGGCCTTTGCAGGGACAACTTGGCCACAGAGCCCTGCTGGCTGCTTGTTCCCCTCCACCCAAGACAGACACAGTCATCTGCCGAGGTAGGTGTTCGTGTTTTCTGGGTTTATTCCTCCTTGTTCCAAGCTCTAAGCCTCACCCTCCTTCACTCCACATCCATGGCCTGCACAGTTTCCTCCACCAGCTCCAGGGTCAGCGGCACCACTGTCTGGGACAGGACAGGTGTGGTCCCAGGGGCAAAGCGGTACTGGCTGGACCTGGGAAGAAGCAGGGATGACCCTTCAAAAGGGGCCCATCAAGTGTCCCGTCCTCTATAGCCCTGTCTTCCGCTACTACCCCATCCATCCTCCCCTGGGATTCCTCCACCTCCGGTGCTCCTACCTCTCTATAGGCTTTGTGGGAGAGCTCAGGGCTCGCAGCATCTTGGCACCGGCCGCGGTGATCACACATGCATCCACATTACCCCCAGAGCCCAGGTCACCCAGGATCCCTGCAGTGATGGCTTCCACCAGCAGCTCCTGCGCTGCCTCCAACTGCAATGATGTGTCAGTGAGGCCTGATGGACCCTTCTAGATCACCCTTAGGCTGTAGCCTGGACACAGTTCATCTTGAAGCCAGGCCTCATTTGCTCACACCCAAACTTCCCTCTCTCGCCCTACACCCCCATCTCCACCCCAAGCTCCTCTACCCTGGTTTCAGTGTCCCCTGTACAGTGACACCATGTTCCCACTGCCCCCATCTTCACAAACTTCTGAGTCACACTTGTGGCTCTGCTTCCACTGGCCTGTTCACCCACCCCCAATTCCCCACTCACTGCCTTTTCTTCCCGGGCCTTAGCCGCTTATAAAGTGACATACAGATGCCTTCTGCTTCCATCCATCCCAAACGAAATCCAGACCCCAGACCCCACCTGCTGTTCCTCTCTCCTCAACTTCAAGTGGCACTGAGTTTTGACTTCTGAGGCAGTACAAGCTTTGGCACTGTTAGCATAGCACCTCGCCCTCATTCCACTGGCCCCTCAGTCTCCACTCAGTCGTCACCTCCGAGAAGCCTTCCCCGACTAGGCCAGGGTTCCTCTGCGTTTCCCCAGCTCGCGGGTGCACTTCCCATCAATGCTCGCATAATGTGGTGGTCGGGGAGTGGGGACAGGTGTCACTCACCGTCATGTTCGGCTGGAACCGGTCCTCTAGCACTGCTATGGCCGCATCCTGGCCGGATCCTGCAAGCAAGAGGGGCATCTGAGATCAACTGCGGCCGCCCAGTCGTGGGATAAACATTGAGGTCAGGGTCGCATAGCAAGGTTCGTGGGCAGCGGGCAGAAGCGCTCACCCAGGGCCGTGAAGGGCAGCCGGCTGTAGGAGCCATGGGGGTGCACGCTGTAGAGCTGCGGTCCTGTGAAGTCCACGCCGCCCACGATCAGCGACGCTCCCACGTAGCCTTGGTACCTTTTCGCCGAGTGGGTACGGTTAGCGGAACGCACCGGAGCCCAAGTCCCGCCCCTCCACGAAATCGCCCCTGCCTCCGAACCCCGCCCCTTCCCGCGGTCTGGCTCCCCGTAACTGACAGCGCTCCTCGCTGTCGCCCTCTTAGCTCCTCTTAGGCCCGCCTCTTCCGGGCTCTCGGACGTCTCAGCCCCGCCCTTTCTTCGGTCCTGTGTCCTCTCAGCCCCGTCCTCCCCGCAGCTGCCCCTCCTTGGGGTCAGCTTAGACCCGCCTCAGCACCGGAAGAGCGTCTGGCGCAGCATGCGGGTGACGGTGGCCACGCGGCACTCGCGGCCCGTGGACAGCGCGTGTAGCTCCATGTTGGACGCCGCCATCCGCGTGGTCATCTCGGCGTCCGCGGCTACTCCAGCCCCACAGCAGCTGAGGGCGAAAGGAGGGGTCCGTGTGGGCGTTGCTGGGATGTGCTGGCACCCCGGATGGGAATGAGGGGGCGGTTCTTGGAGGGGGAGAGTTAGGCGGGGGGATGCTCACTAGATTTTGGGGGCGATGAAGTGGATCTTTTCACAGATCTTGTCCGCGACGACCGAATCGTTAGTGGCCCGAGTATCCGCGCCCAAGATGACCCcgtcctgggggtgggagggaggagccgTTGGCCTAGTCCCCACGTCCCATTTCCCGCCGCCCCTCTAGGCCGCGCCATCCCAGCTCCCTGCTTACTTGGAACACAAGGCCTGCAATGGTGGTCCCGGTCTTGCGTGCGTGAGGGACCCGGAGCCCCGGGAGGGCGCGTTGCAAGGCTGCGTTTCTGGAAACGGAGAGGAGAGGCCCAGGTTTCAGTTCTTCTGGGACCCTCATCACATCCCCTACCTCTGTCCCGGTTTCCCTCACCTCCTGGAGTAAACCTGGGAACCCAAGTCGTTCAACACACGTACCCTCCCCCACTCTGGCCCTCAGGAATTTTAAAGATCCTGAGGTTCTCGCTCCCGGAAGCCCTCGCTGAAGGGCATAGGCAGCTGGGGAACCAACCATTCCCGCCCTCACCTCTCACAGTTCTCGAAGGAGAAACCCCTTTGGGGCTCTAGCactgtcttctgcatctccacGTGGGCAGGGGGTCAGAGGAGTGGGATCAGCAGGAATAAAAGAAGGCAGAAGGCTTGTCCTCTGCACGGCTGCACTATTGTTTCCCCCTTTCGCTTTCACCTTTCCTCAAAGCATGCTGGTCCCTTTCTGcagcttctctttcactttcaccttcagctCTGGTCTTTTGCAGCTTAGGAAGAGGGGAGATGTCCCTTGCCTGGCACTCCAAGCTGCTCCTGGGTCCTCTGTCTGAACAGAGGGACAAATCCCTCCTCTTTGGCCATTGTCCAGCCTGAGCCCCGAGCTCTGCCTACCCTGACCCCACCTTTAACCTCAAGTCTCAGTGCCCTAAGGCTATCACATTGACCAAGTCTCTGTTCTTACTATTACCCATCTTCAACAGCATCAGTCATGGCTGCCTTTTGTCCTTCTCCCAACTCCTGCCTCTTGTTTGCTGTCTTTGCCTTCTTCCCAAAACCCAAACACTGAGGCTCAGTCCTCTCATCCAAGGCAATGCTGATCTGTCTTCCATGTTTCAGATGCTGTCCTCTCTCAGGAGGGGCATCATGGTTGTCCCTCAGGTGGCCTGTAGGCATGCCAGGCTCTGCCCATGGCCAAGCCTTATTTCACCTCCCAAAGGACCCTTTATCTAGCCACTTCTTTGGATTACTGCTTGTCTCAGCTAGCATCCTTTCCCTGCTGGGCACAGCATTGGCCTCCCTGGTTTCCCCACAATTCCTGCCCCTCACCCTCCACCCCAGACTACACTCCATGCTCTAGAGAGGGGACTCTTTTCTAGGTTGGAGATCTGGTCACACTCCCTGGTTAAACCCTGTATCAGTTGCACACAGCTCTCAGGCTCAAACGAGTCTTTACAGTCACCCTTCTCATTCATTCCATCTGATCTCTGCATTGGCaacacctcctctgggaagcctttccTGACCCACAAGACT carries:
- the PSMB10 gene encoding proteasome subunit beta type-10 isoform X2 — encoded protein: MQKTVLEPQRGFSFENCERNAALQRALPGLRVPHARKTGTTIAGLVFQDGVILGADTRATNDSVVADKICEKIHFIAPKIYCCGAGVAADAEMTTRMAASNMELHALSTGRECRVATVTRMLRQTLFRYQGYVGASLIVGGVDFTGPQLYSVHPHGSYSRLPFTALGSGQDAAIAVLEDRFQPNMTVQPVPLCPWDHTCPVPDSGAADPGAGGGNCAGHGCGVKEGEA
- the PSMB10 gene encoding proteasome subunit beta type-10 isoform X1 → MGRNAALQRALPGLRVPHARKTGTTIAGLVFQDGVILGADTRATNDSVVADKICEKIHFIAPKIYCCGAGVAADAEMTTRMAASNMELHALSTGRECRVATVTRMLRQTLFRYQGYVGASLIVGGVDFTGPQLYSVHPHGSYSRLPFTALGSGQDAAIAVLEDRFQPNMTLEAAQELLVEAITAGILGDLGSGGNVDACVITAAGAKMLRALSSPTKPIERSSQYRFAPGTTPVLSQTVVPLTLELVEETVQAMDVE
- the PSMB10 gene encoding proteasome subunit beta type-10 — protein: MQKTVLEPQRGFSFENCERNAALQRALPGLRVPHARKTGTTIAGLVFQDGVILGADTRATNDSVVADKICEKIHFIAPKIYCCGAGVAADAEMTTRMAASNMELHALSTGRECRVATVTRMLRQTLFRYQGYVGASLIVGGVDFTGPQLYSVHPHGSYSRLPFTALGSGQDAAIAVLEDRFQPNMTLEAAQELLVEAITAGILGDLGSGGNVDACVITAAGAKMLRALSSPTKPIERSSQYRFAPGTTPVLSQTVVPLTLELVEETVQAMDVE